Proteins from a genomic interval of Quercus lobata isolate SW786 chromosome 11, ValleyOak3.0 Primary Assembly, whole genome shotgun sequence:
- the LOC115967280 gene encoding receptor-like protein kinase FERONIA, protein MGKLSKLTPIISIFCIFFFIYHIIITVSSSTPPRYIAVEDITLDCGSETSGESEGMDGRYWSGDFQSKFFPKEEHNLESVTIQTPIERTVIAPYTTARVSYSQFTYVFPLTVGSKFVRLHFYPASYSGFQESEDIFTVKAGSFTLLRNFSASNHGDTMRKNIVKEFCIYVDEVNKKLNITFVPFSDTTSSNFYAFINGIEIVSMPKDLYYSPEGQTRSETPYDSKSHRFYINYNMALQMVFRLNVGGSLILPAEDTGFFREWSEDINYFVHESYFNGESVVLHNPSLMPNYSKIENYTATDDVYRSARTGDYLDWELPVDSGFNYLVRLHFCEIGLEVSLISQRSFQIEIDNNSAKDDADVIWLTGNRDTPIYKDYVVLSKEEKVEDNNKILSIEIYTNHIYPSAILNGVELFKIINPEGPEHNLARPSPASSANNPKTNKTIFLAIGSLGFLVVLTSLSYMVQLKKFTCWSDPYRGKSQRAKALSLPEELCRHFSLNEIRTATNNFHKELIIGQGGFGNVYKGLLDEGTLTVAIKRLNPESQQGAREFKTEIRMLSQLRHVHLVSLIGYCIDEGEMILVYGYMRNGTLSARLFDTNNDPLTWKQRLEICLGAERGLHYLHTGMKNPIIHRDVKTTNILLDEKWVSKVSDFGLSKMGLNNTAVSTLVKGTWGYLDPDYARRQQLTDKSDVYSFGVVMFEVLCGRKALNTKLEHEQWHLANWARKCIEKGTIDQIIDPYLKGKIAPECFKVYVEVAESCVRDQGIQRPKMNDVMEKLEFAFELQQNADAAQEEINPSGVISYQDVLSFRVVEPVLESDSCIELTTSNSELTNPSLDSDGITSTV, encoded by the coding sequence ATGGGGAAACTCTCCAAGCTCACACCTATCATCTCCATCTTCTGCatattcttctttatttatcaTATCATTATCACAGTATCTTCTTCGACACCTCCTCGTTACATCGCTGTTGAGGATATTACCCTTGACTGTGGCAGTGAAACTTCAGGCGAGTCGGAGGGCATGGATGGGCGCTACTGGAGCGGAGACTTTCAGTCCAAGTTCTTTCCCAAAGAAGAGCATAATCTCGAATCTGTTACCATTCAAACTCCTATAGAACGCACAGTTATAGCCCCCTACACAACAGCACGTGTATCTTATTCTCAATTCACGTACGTGTTTCCACTCACTGTTGGCTCGAAATTTGTTCGGTTGCACTTTTACCCTGCCTCTTACTCAGGTTTTCAGGAGTCTGAGGACATTTTCACTGTCAAAGCAGGTTCGTTCACCTTACTTAGAAACTTCAGTGCTTCCAATCATGGTGATACCAtgagaaaaaatattgtaaaagagTTCTGCATCTACGTTGACgaagtgaataaaaaattgaatataacCTTCGTCCCTTTTTCAGATACTACTTCTAGTAATTTCTATGCTTTCATTAATGGAATTGAGATTGTCTCCATGCCTAAAGACCTGTACTACAGTCCTGAAGGTCAAACTCGAAGTGAGACTCCTTATGATAGCAAAAGTCATCGGTTCTACATAAACTACAACATGGCACTCCAGATGGTTTTTCGATTAAACGTGGGTGGGAGCTTGATATTACCTGCAGAAGACACTGGCTTCTTTAGAGAATGGTCCGAGGATATAAATTATTTCGTCCATGAAAGTTATTTCAACGGTGAAAGCGTAGTCCTTCACAATCCATCTTTGATGCCAAACtactcaaaaatagaaaattacacTGCAACAGATGATGTCTATCGATCTGCAAGGACCGGTGATTATTTGGATTGGGAATTACCAGTTGATTCGGGATTCAATTACCTGGTGAGACTCCATTTCTGTGAAATAGGCCTCGAAGTAAGCCTCATTAGCCAAAGGTCATTCCAAATAGAAATAGACAATAACTCAGCTAAAGATGATGCTGATGTAATATGGTTGACTGGCAATCGCGATACGCCTATTTACAAAGATTATGTAGTActatcaaaagaagaaaaggttgAGGACAACAATAAGATTCTCTCCATTGAAATATACACCAATCATATTTACCCGAGTGCCATTTTAAACGGTGTGGAATTGTTCAAAATAATCAACCCAGAAGGGCCAGAACATAACCTTGCCAGACCCAGTCCTGCCTCGTCAGCCAACAAtcccaaaacaaataaaacaatattcCTTGCCATTGGAAGTCTGGGCTTCTTAGTGGTACTCACTTCACTGAGTTACATGGTTCAACTAAAGAAATTCACGTGCTGGAGTGATCCATACAGAGGAAAGTCACAAAGGGCAAAGGCCTTGTCATTGCCCGAAGAACTATGCCGCCACTTCTCACTAAATGAAATCAGAACAGCAACCAACAACTTCCACAAAGAACTAATTATCGGCCAAGGTGGTTTTGGCAATGTATATAAGGGTCTCCTTGACGAGGGTACATTGACTGTGGCAATCAAGCGCTTGAACCCCGAATCTCAACAAGGTGCGCGAGAGTTCAAGACTGAGATCAGGATGCTTTCCCAGCTTCGCCATGTCCACCTTGTCTCTCTCATTGGATACTGCATCGATGAGGGTGAGATGATCCTTGTCTATGGCTACATGAGAAATGGGACCCTAAGTGCTCGTCTCTTCGACACCAACAATGATCCTCTCACATGGAAACAAAGGCTCGAGATATGCCTCGGGGCGGAACGTGGTTTGCACTACCTCCACACAGGCATGAAGAACCCAATTATCCACCGCGATGTGAAGACGACAAATATTTTATTGGACGAGAAATGGGTGTCTAAGGTTTCGGATTTTGGGTTGTCCAAAATGGGTTTGAATAACACTGCTGTTAGTACCCTAGTTAAGGGAACATGGGGGTATTTGGATCCAGATTATGCAAGGCGTCAGCAACTAACAGATAAATCTGATGTGTACTCATTTGGTGTGGTGATGTTTGAAGTGTTATGTGGCCGAAAGGCATTGAATACAAAACTCGAACATGAGCAATGGCATTTGGCCAATTGGGCTCGGAAATGCATTGAAAAAGGGACCATTGATCAGATCATTGATCCCTATCTAAAGGGTAAGATAGCACCAGAGTGTTTCAAAGTGTACGTGGAGGTTGCAGAGAGTTGTGTGCGTGATCAAGGGATCCAACGACCTAAGATGAATGATGTGATGGAAAAGCTCGAGTTTGCATTTGAGCTGCAGCAGAATGCAGATGCAGCCCAGGAGGAAATCAATCCCAGTGGTGTAATTAGCTACCAGGACGTGTTATCATTTCGTGTTGTTGAACCCGTCTTGGAATCAGATAGTTGTATTGAGCTAACTACGAGCAACAGTGAATTGACGAATCCAAGTCTTGATTCTGATGGTATCACTAGCACAGTTTGA